The Nicotiana tomentosiformis chromosome 2, ASM39032v3, whole genome shotgun sequence genome includes the window AATTATCATCGGCAgtatacgaaggttttggaatgagctATGGCTTGATATGGGATTTAATACTactacttggttggtttggagtagttattgtgatcaggAAAGGTGCTGCGAGCATAcgagttgtgtagtatattatgtgattatatcttgagttatggctatggcttaATACTGTTTGTACgaacttatatagtgtgtagatgtgagatatgggttttgaaaagaaattctgaatgttagaAATTGAAtcccaaggtttatgggctaaggttgaattaatgaCTTCCAGTGATGttgtattgtcaggcctatacagaatagggtgacgtaggatcacccccgggtatgtacaTGGTAGGGTGGAATAGTGATTAAAGTCTTAGGAATAaatcttggcacattcgaggacgaacgtatgtttaagtgggggaggatgtaacgacccggccaatcgttttgagtattacagccccgttcccccatttacttcttatcctgtgttcaattataattatgtggCTCGTCGAAGACGggtcagaatgaattggaacacttagttccaagatttaaagcttaagttgaaatagttgactgggtgttgactatgtgtaaacaaccccgaaatagagttttaataatttcaatagctctgtatggtgattttggacttaagagcatatccgaaaaattatttgaaagtccgtagttaaattaggcttgaattggctaaaataaaaatttaagtttggaagtttgaccggggagttgactttttgatatcaaggtttgaatttgattctgaaaattagaatatgtctgttatgtcatttatgacatgtgtgcaaaatttgaggtcaatcggacttgatttgataggttttggtatCAAAtgagaagttgaaaattcttgatttcattaagcttgaattggggtatgattcgtggctttagcgttgtttgatgtgatttagaggttcgactaagttcgtatgatattttaggaattgttgatgtatttggttgaggtcccggaggcttcgagtgagtttcggatgattaacggatcaaattcggacataAGGAAATGTTGAAAATTTTTCGGTTGCTGGTGTCTTCGCGCATGCGCATGAGGGACCATAGGTGCGGCTCGTAGAAGCGTGAaaattggtcgcagaagcgacctgggGAAGGCTGGCTGGGAGGCTCGTAGAAGCGCGACTGTAGATGCGGTTTgaacgtcgcagaagcgaccactgTTGGCCAAGGTTGACTCGCCGATATGAGCTTCTTCCGCCCGCAGATacgactatgcgatcgcaaatgCAGAACAAGCtgggcagaagctttaagttcggggtttcattatttttagccattttcggattttggagctcgatttaggcgactttggagaggaatttttcacacaacttcaggtaagtgttcttgactcacttgtgattatatttcatggactaatcttcatttttggcatatGATTATCGAattttcaagagaaatagaaggaaattttgtataaattcataaaatgaattttcgagttttgaataccgattcagagtcgaatttgaatgaaattaatatggttggactcgtggttgaataagtatttatattttgtaacttttgtcgggctgcgagacatgggccccacgagcgatttttgagtgtaatttggattttgtgaaaaaattagtattttgatatggaattaattcctatataaTTTGTGTTGGCTGAATGAGATtatttgtgattagatttgagtcgttcgaaagttgatacgcgtagaatggaatttctggagcattgtttagcttgctcgacattggattcggcttgttcggggtaagtaactcttctaaacttggagctgagggtatgaactctgattatacgtattatgtgatttttttggaggtgacgcacatgctaggtgacgagcgtgtgggcgtgcaccgtagaaactgAGACTCAGTTGATTCAGTAAagctgtatagtcaattaacttatatttttccatgtatttttatgtgttagagaagctgagttgtgactcatattagaaatcatgcttaggcaaatgttggtattattgggaccaaCTGAGATCAGTTCTTCTATCGaagtatatgtttaaattgtaatttcgtactcagtcatatacattcattgcatatcatatctcagtctctgctgttatttattgatacatcatatcatcattttgggatagtttcatgacattgtgagctgagagattgatgactgaatgaggccgaacgcctgattgtgaggataattatgggatcgggctgcacgccgcagcaggccagattggcttattatagcacgtgagttgttcgtgcaatacgtgagttatccgtgcggattcatatatttatattatagcatatgaattgtccgtgcggattcagatattgatattatagcacgtgaattgtccgtgcaaattatagcgctagagctgaaggagccccttcagagtctgtacacaccctagtgagcgcaagtatctactgagtgcgagtgtcgagtgccgagcgattgtgaggactgagtgactgtgagggctgagtgactgggaagactgagtgaattgatactctgagagtatgcatatggttttattactgagttgtatcgcattgacatgcacacttgacatacatgcataaagatgcattttttctcatgttatacgatattgcatcattcatgacttcacatactcattgacatgtaggcatagagatatattttcctcatgccatttgaaaatgaaacatcataTCTGTTATTGAAAcgtttttttggaaaaattacagttttacaaaacgtactcatattttggtgatttcggtaaaagattcaGGTTTTtgctgatatacttgaaaagcaaccctattttctggaactgtgaacgagctgagtatttgatctctgagctacttcttttattacttctattatgttattatgaactgttgttggctattgatgttgggccctgacctttgttccagctcgttactactttcaacctaaggttaggtttgttacttattgagtatatggggtcggttgtactcatactacatttctgcaccttgcgtgcagatattggatgttgatgttgttgtgatcgacaggagttggatttgaagatgtacctgtgttccggccatagctgcctcttgttcatggtagccttagatttataaaaatatgtttatgtatatttcgaacagatgatgtatttatttcataccacctttgtaaattctaatcttagaacctcatgatttgtattaccagtcattggggagtgtattagagttagttaaatattaattgaatcggattattgttatttgacttacctagcgggtgaagttaggtgtcatcacggctagttatattttgggtcgtgacaataataaaCAATCTAACTAAATTATGTGTATATTTATATTAATCTTGATTTTGTTTACGTAGTAGATAATAAAACATTGCAACTTATAATAATGTCGCCTGAGGTATTGAATACCAAAAtactgttttattttatttttaaatttgtgtTATTCGAGATGAAGGGGAAGGTGCCACTTTATAGAATTCCTAATGCTATAATAGCCCAGATTAAAAAATCGTGCAGATAACATGATTAATTGTATCTGTTAAATatatgagtttaattatataTATTATCTCTTCAACGGCTTCACTCTAAAGCATAGCTTTGTATCCTGAAAGATTTTAACTTCGATTTATTACCCAACCGTATCAAATTTTTTGCCAATTTTATTTCCGTTGCCAATCTCTATGTACCTGAAAATAGATTAGAGAAATAGCACAAAAAAAAAGTGTATGCTTAATAGAAGAAGGTTTCATAATGCGTAATATTGTCATTATACTCGATTCAAAGAGATGACATAGTTTTTGACCCAAAAAAAAGGAGATACATAATTGTTCTTGTTACTCCCCGCAGtagtggcaaaatggttaaaagaaaacggTTAAtcatccatattatccattaaaaatgggttggataatgaacttttaaaaacgggtcaaatatggataaaacccatattatccatttagaaaatggataaccaatgaataactaatgtgtttaacttttacatttgtaaaacctcaaattgggattcctcaagtttggaagactagaaattttccaaaaaatgATCATATTCAAGAGGTCATGGATATTATCCGCGGGTTAACCCATTTTtcatccgtattaaatatgggtcgaatcagataatttatccgttttatTACCCTTTTCGACCCGCCCGTTTCCCATCCCTTCTCCCCCGTTCAGTTTTACTTGTCAAGATTAAAAGAGTTATTTCAAAATACTTGTCATTTTAGAAAAACATGATATAACtggatctttttttttctttcaattttatcTTACTCAAGTAATGATGATATAGTTAAACTATCCTGTTAATTAATACTTTCCCTATTTCAATTTAGACGagatagtttgactcggcacagagtataaaaaaaaagacttttgaaacttgtggtgttAAAAGCTTAAAGGGTAAAAACTTTGTGAGACCacgacatttgtgtggttataaaagcttctcattaaaggtaaatggataaaataaaatgtttacaattaaattattttcaaatttaaaaatggatcatttattttaaaatagacTAAAAAAGAAAATACCTCGTCTAATTTAAAACAGAGAGAGTATGTTTTTAGGATGTGTGCAAAAATGAGAATTACTAGAagggaacggagggagtattaagaAGGAAAAACTTAGGTTAAGATCTAACCAGCCAGTTTTCTACTACTGTATGTAAAAAGTTTTTACTGTTTCAAAAACCTGTACTACAAATTTTATATGAAATTAAATATGTAGACATATTAGTTCTAGCTCGTAAAACTTGGAAACTGGAAGGAAAAAAGTAAaggagaaggtcaaagtaatgaAGTAGCATTACGAGTATTACATGCTTCGGAAAGGGGAACTGACTAACACAAGTTGTCTGCTACTCTACCAAACTATACTCCCTTCCTTCGGgtcaattttaaaaataattttttatttttacttattatttttcgtatattaataaaaaaaaattattttttctgttttacTCTTAGCTTTAACTACCCATTCCAAATCATTTTTCGAATCTATTAAGactatatatcaattaatataggtatcatgataaattatacactttatttattatttcttaaggggtgtgCAAAATCAATAGTGAACACGTAAAATTAAACGGTGGGAGTACTCGAAACTCTCCTCGAAGTTTAACAATCAGTAATCCTCTTGTCAACTTTAATTGAATTTTTGGTTATTTTCACATatattaagagcccgtttggacataaaaaaaatttcacttttttttcgaaaattttttactttttttccgaaatcagtgtttggccataaatttttaaattttcacttgaagatgaattttgaaaattttcgaaaattttaaaaactccaaaaaattgttattcaaaattttcactcatattactcacaaaacttccaaaacaacccaaaatcatattcatgtccaaacacaactctagttttcaaatatcattttcacttgaattttttttttacttttttccggaattttataattcttatgtccaaacgcccactaattAACAATATAATTGACCATATCAAGCTTAATTTgttcattaaaaatatataaatattctTAGACTCTTTACTCCAAagacaactttgaaaaaaaaaattaatacctTCTTAATACTATCAAATCTCGtgaatcataaaaaaaaaaagtcaaaaaatcaattACAGTGGAGCAGAGGGAGTAACACAAGGGATGCAAAATTGGACGACGGTGAAAGCTATAAATGGAAAATATCAAACAATAGAAGTAGTGAATCTAGACAAAGGGAGGAAAGAGACAAATTAGTTGATGGTTGAACGTTCGTGTTACTAAATGTGGAAAAgaaacagaaaagaaaagaaaaaaagctaGGCTACGGAAGGTATTTTTGTAATACTAATGATTTTCTGCTCCAAACAGGAATATAAAAATAACTTTACCAAATCCAATGTAAACATTACCAAAGCGAACCACAGTCGTAAGacctttttgtgtgtgtgtgtttgattTTGACTAGGATTATTGGAATTTCTCTTTTTGCTCTTTTTCATTTATAATAGGATTAGGAAAGGCTAACGTTTTTTTCTATATATAAAGCAGAATCCATCCCGATTCCCCAAGTTGTTGGCAGTAGTCGGGATTCCTTCTTCAATTTGTTTTCCATAGGAGTATTCTTTTTATTGGAGAATGGCAACTGATACATTCTTTTCAGATTTGGATGAATTATGCGATAATGTTGTTGATGAGGAGAATCTGGAATTAGATGGTGGAGACTTGGCAGACACGCTAGATAATGTTTCCAGGCTGCAAAAAACACGTCGCTACATTGACATAATGCAGAAAGTTAAAGATGCCCTAATTGAGAAGGATGATTACTCCAATTATGATCAGTTGATATTGGACTGTAATGCCTTATCAATTGACATTGAGAATGAAGTTTTTATAATCCACAATTTCATACGCGACAAGTATCGACCCAAATTTCCTGAGTTAGAGTGCCTTGTACCTCGCCCAATTGATTATGCCCGGGTTGTTAAAAAGATCGGCAACCAAATGGATCCGACTCTTGTTGACTTGAAAGGAACAGTAGAAGCAGAGCGATCCTCAAATATCATCATGACTATTTCACTTACGGCATCAACTACCAGTGGCAAGCCATTGCCAGAAGATGTTTTACACGAGACACTGGAAGCATGTGATAGAGCCCTTGCTCTTGATTCTGCAAAGAAGAAGCTTGTTGATTTTTTGGAGACTCGAATGAGATATATTGCTCCCAATCTCTCTGCTATTGTTGGGAGTGCAGTTGCTGCTAAACTTATAGGTGCTGCTGCTGGTCTCTCGTCATTGGCAAATATGCCTTCTTGTAATGTCCTGAGTCTTGGTTCCAAAAGCAAGAATTTAGCAGGGTTCTCCTCCCAATTTTGTCGTGGAAGTGGAAGTTATGTCGAGCAAACAGAAATATTCCAGAATACACCTCCTCCCTTAAGGAAGGAAGCCTGTGGATGGTTGGCAGATAAATCTACATTAGCGGCTCGCGTGGACTCGAACTCAACCAGAGGAAGCAAAGGAGAAACCACTGGAGAATATGGAACATATCTTAAGGAAGAGATCCTTAGAAAGATAGAGAAATCGCAAAAGCCACCTCTTCCAAAGCAGCAAAAGCCTCTTTCAGTTCCTGATGTAGAGCACAAGAATAACAAGAGAGGTGGTCAGCGGCTGAGAAAGAGGAAACAAAGGTATGAGATTACGGACAAGCGGAAGCTAGTAAACAGGATGCAGTTTGGAGTAGCTGAAGAAAGCTCCTTAGGAGATGGATTAGGGGTGGGTTATGGCATGCTTGGTCAGGCTGGAAGTGACAAGTTGCGTGTATCAGCCAAAGTAGCAAAGAAgaaattcacaaggagtagtgGTGCAGTATCAGGCTTGACTTCAAATCTGGCCTTCACCCCAGTGCAAGGGATCGAGCTATCAAATCCTGCAAACCAGCTTATTGTTGCCAGCGGAACTCAAAGCACCTATTTCTCTGAGACGAAAACATTTTCTAAGGTTATTACTAATAAATACTCTCAAATAAATATTGTTTGATAGATTGACCTTGGCTGAGGAAAGGTGAACTAGGGGTATTTGTTATTTGTGAACAGCTAATTTTTAACCACGAATTTTATACTATTttaatgtaaatattttttttaggtctaatcttgatattttaaacttttatcttactcttaataggttttatttgaaaaaacaaaattataaaaaaagaaaCTACAAAAATATTCACGGGTATAAGTTttatttctatatatatatatatatatatatatatatatatatatatatatatatatatatatatatggtttcttttaattagaTTTTTAATAAGAGAGCTAGTGTCTTaatgttttttttattaattatatggtttcttttatttttgacAAGAATTGCCCACAATTGCAATATTTGATTTCCTAAGAATCATGTTGACTAAGTACACAAAAGCAGTTCCCTTTTTTCTTTTCACATGCACACGATCATTTGCACACAATTACCGAGTCATGACCCAATTTAAGATCATGACCGGCGCTTAGGTGGCACTTAGGAGCAAGTGGCCCCAAGTAAGTCTCATTGGTATTGTACAGAAAATCGGAcaaatttttttctatttttggacTATCCCAAAAAATTTTCTGTCTtaaatcaacaaccaacatccTAATATCAATTCAAACAACAATAATTTTATCAATTAACCAAAATAAATATCTACCATTAATAGTCCACCCACTAACAGCTAGGaatactaatttatctccaaCTTTGATAAGCATGAGCGATACTCAACATAAGTctataataacaaaagaatactCGTGACACTAAAAAAATGACTACGGAgtgactctaagagttcaaagaaaagaccataacaataaataaaatctccgccCACGCGAACAAAGTGCGAGactcaccaagaactatcaacctgtctaattaatgaaatcctcGCCAGCGTCAACTGCTgtctctgtaaaaaaaaaaattagcggagaatgagtcgctagctcagtgagtaataacacttaaccacaaccgtttttaTTGGGGACAGGTCAGAAAATATGCTAGCATATATATTaaacagaaaatatcataagaatgccctttcagaaACAATAATCAGTCTCATCATGTTTTTCATGTAATATAAATCAATTGACAATTCGGTAATAAACTCGATAAATACTGTGTAATTACTAAATTCATAATTGGGGTTTCAATGAATggatcatgtaatcggtataactgtggactttttcgcaagaagtcaaatataacggtagtccctactcgaggaaaatcggtaacggtatgctagttctaccttccgaCTAGCGAGGGCTATAACGGTAATCGATAATTACAAGGTGCACTAGGTCTAACGAACCCgtcgttagctacgggatcctttaaagtctactcccatttatacttgtctttgtaatccatatatattcataagaaaatattttaaaacaatatagggcatttcggctcttatcaaatcatgtaatttcaTTTCGATAATCGCAAattcaagtaacggtaaaacaTATCTGGTGACAACAAGAATATTTACAACAACGacaatcatctcaaataactattttggtatcatatcgagtaaaagacttgttccacatgcaactcaaaataatcggtaacatattcatattaaaaatcatgtataaatcatgcaagttatgaaa containing:
- the LOC104099486 gene encoding U4/U6 small nuclear ribonucleoprotein Prp31 homolog; this translates as MATDTFFSDLDELCDNVVDEENLELDGGDLADTLDNVSRLQKTRRYIDIMQKVKDALIEKDDYSNYDQLILDCNALSIDIENEVFIIHNFIRDKYRPKFPELECLVPRPIDYARVVKKIGNQMDPTLVDLKGTVEAERSSNIIMTISLTASTTSGKPLPEDVLHETLEACDRALALDSAKKKLVDFLETRMRYIAPNLSAIVGSAVAAKLIGAAAGLSSLANMPSCNVLSLGSKSKNLAGFSSQFCRGSGSYVEQTEIFQNTPPPLRKEACGWLADKSTLAARVDSNSTRGSKGETTGEYGTYLKEEILRKIEKSQKPPLPKQQKPLSVPDVEHKNNKRGGQRLRKRKQRYEITDKRKLVNRMQFGVAEESSLGDGLGVGYGMLGQAGSDKLRVSAKVAKKKFTRSSGAVSGLTSNLAFTPVQGIELSNPANQLIVASGTQSTYFSETKTFSKVITNKYSQINIV